The proteins below are encoded in one region of Metabacillus dongyingensis:
- the yhbH gene encoding sporulation protein YhbH, translating into MIEGNGRNFVISNEDWSLHRKGHDDQKRHQEKVQEAIRSNLPDLITEENIVMSNGKDVVKIPIRSLDEYKIRYNYDKNKHVGQGDGDSKVGDVVARDGSQQNANGPGKGQGAGDQAGEDYYEAEVSLMELEEALFKELELPNLKRKELDQIVVENIEFNDIRKTGLMGNIDKKRTMLSAYKRNAISGAPKFHPIYPEDLKFKTWNEVVKPESRAVVLAMMDTSGSMGIWEKYMARSFFFWMTRFLRSKYEKVEIEFIAHHTEAKVVSEEDFFSKGESGGTICSSAYRKALEIIEEKYQPSRYNIYPFHFSDGDNLTSDNARCVKLVGELMKVSNMFGYGEVNQYNRHSTLMSAYKNISDERFRHYILKQKVDVFHAMKGFFRKDEEQMYA; encoded by the coding sequence ATGATAGAAGGAAATGGGCGCAACTTTGTCATTTCGAATGAAGATTGGTCCCTCCATCGCAAAGGCCACGATGATCAGAAACGTCACCAGGAGAAGGTTCAGGAAGCTATCCGCAGCAATTTGCCAGATCTTATTACAGAAGAAAATATTGTGATGTCAAACGGTAAAGATGTCGTTAAGATTCCGATCAGGTCACTGGATGAATATAAAATCAGATACAATTATGATAAAAACAAACATGTTGGTCAAGGAGATGGAGACAGTAAAGTCGGCGATGTTGTAGCAAGAGATGGTTCTCAGCAGAATGCAAATGGTCCCGGAAAAGGGCAGGGAGCAGGCGATCAGGCAGGCGAGGATTATTATGAAGCAGAGGTTTCGCTGATGGAACTTGAGGAGGCGCTGTTCAAAGAGCTTGAGCTGCCGAACCTTAAGAGAAAAGAGTTAGATCAGATTGTTGTAGAAAATATTGAATTTAATGATATTAGGAAAACAGGATTGATGGGAAATATTGATAAAAAACGAACAATGCTTTCTGCCTATAAGCGCAACGCGATATCAGGAGCACCAAAGTTTCATCCGATTTATCCTGAGGATTTAAAATTTAAAACGTGGAATGAAGTTGTGAAGCCTGAATCACGCGCTGTTGTTTTAGCGATGATGGATACAAGCGGATCAATGGGCATTTGGGAAAAATATATGGCAAGAAGCTTTTTCTTTTGGATGACAAGATTTTTACGCTCCAAGTATGAAAAAGTGGAAATTGAGTTTATTGCCCATCATACAGAAGCAAAGGTTGTCTCGGAGGAAGATTTCTTTTCAAAAGGGGAAAGCGGCGGAACGATCTGTTCATCTGCCTACCGGAAAGCACTTGAAATTATTGAAGAAAAGTACCAGCCGAGCCGCTATAATATTTATCCTTTCCATTTTTCAGATGGAGATAATTTAACATCTGACAACGCCCGCTGCGTCAAGCTGGTGGGAGAACTGATGAAGGTTTCGAATATGTTTGGATACGGTGAAGTTAATCAGTACAATCGCCATTCTACTTTAATGTCCGCTTATAAGAATATCTCTGATGAAAGATTCCGCCACTATATCCTCAAGCAAAAAGTCGATGTGTTCCACGCGATGAAAGGTTTTTTCCGGAAAGATGAAGAGCAGATGTATGCTTAG
- a CDS encoding M48 family metallopeptidase: MSEHIHRKEHIYFIILLLISIPVYLILIFTGVGLLILLPFILIPLIAHLLSIGMIRGNGVKVTPYQFPEIYAKVNDLAVKMEIKKLPDIFIVESEGMLNAFATRFLGRNMVVLYSGLAELHVKGGKEELDFVIAHELAHIKRNHLLKNLFVLFGNWVPFLGSAYSRACEYTSDAIAHYYTENLDASKRALTVLAIGPVLYKHVNETDYLQESSREKNLFVWFSEKLSTHPVLPKRIHQLNVKFGEPDPSITFKTSALFKAGLAGVFAFLLLLGAGCVYLVPMLAKTSLYSDFVLDSEETTQLMVAASENDLERAEELIEDGEDVNAQDAFGMTPLMYASYPPADEYEEELIINTEMVELLLKHGADPNIISDNGDLATVDIIYSGNLDLAELLIEKNADINLEDGYGQTALTAAVYEEDVKMVELLLNAGADPDYVTSEEETARSIAEEVKVPEITAMLKK; this comes from the coding sequence ATGTCAGAGCATATACACAGAAAAGAACATATTTATTTTATTATCCTGCTATTAATCAGTATCCCGGTGTATTTAATACTTATCTTTACGGGAGTCGGACTTTTAATTTTACTTCCTTTTATACTGATCCCGCTCATTGCTCATTTGCTTTCTATCGGAATGATCCGCGGCAATGGAGTGAAGGTTACCCCTTATCAGTTTCCTGAGATTTATGCAAAGGTGAATGATCTTGCGGTCAAAATGGAAATAAAGAAGCTGCCCGATATTTTTATCGTTGAATCGGAGGGCATGCTGAATGCGTTTGCGACAAGATTTTTGGGCAGAAACATGGTTGTACTTTATTCCGGATTAGCTGAACTGCATGTAAAGGGAGGAAAAGAAGAACTTGATTTTGTCATTGCACACGAGCTTGCGCATATTAAAAGAAATCATCTATTAAAAAATCTCTTCGTTCTATTTGGAAACTGGGTGCCGTTCCTCGGCAGCGCCTATTCAAGAGCCTGCGAGTATACAAGTGACGCCATCGCTCATTATTATACGGAAAACCTGGATGCATCAAAACGCGCATTGACTGTCCTTGCAATTGGTCCAGTGCTATATAAACATGTTAACGAGACTGATTATCTGCAAGAAAGCAGCCGCGAAAAAAACCTGTTTGTCTGGTTTAGTGAAAAATTATCTACACACCCTGTTCTTCCAAAGCGAATTCATCAATTAAATGTAAAATTTGGAGAGCCTGATCCATCCATCACATTTAAGACATCTGCTTTGTTTAAAGCTGGACTAGCAGGAGTATTTGCCTTTCTTTTGCTTCTCGGAGCAGGATGCGTCTATTTGGTTCCAATGCTGGCTAAAACAAGTCTTTACAGTGATTTTGTGCTGGACAGCGAGGAAACAACCCAGCTTATGGTTGCAGCTTCAGAGAATGACTTAGAGCGTGCAGAAGAGCTAATAGAAGATGGTGAAGATGTCAACGCTCAGGATGCATTTGGCATGACGCCCCTTATGTATGCAAGTTATCCACCCGCAGATGAGTATGAAGAAGAGCTGATCATCAACACTGAAATGGTTGAGCTGCTCCTTAAACATGGGGCAGATCCAAACATTATTTCAGATAATGGAGATTTGGCTACTGTAGATATCATCTACTCAGGCAATCTTGATTTGGCTGAACTGCTTATTGAGAAAAATGCCGATATCAATTTAGAAGACGGCTACGGGCAAACAGCGCTTACTGCTGCTGTATATGAAGAAGATGTGAAAATGGTTGAACTTCTGCTGAATGCCGGGGCTGATCCTGATTATGTCACAAGCGAAGAGGAAACAGCCCGCTCAATAGCAGAGGAAGTGAAGGTGCCAGAAATTACTGCCATGTTAAAGAAGTAG
- a CDS encoding PTS sugar transporter subunit IIB: MNILLVCSAGMSTSMLVTRMEKAAAELGVEAKIWAVSGDAAKEEMKQADVVLLGPQVRFLLKNMKAIADPQGIPVEVINSIQYGMMDGKAVLETAVGLAKR, encoded by the coding sequence ATGAATATTTTACTTGTATGTTCAGCAGGAATGTCGACCAGCATGCTGGTGACAAGAATGGAAAAAGCAGCGGCGGAACTAGGGGTTGAAGCAAAGATTTGGGCAGTTTCCGGTGACGCGGCAAAAGAAGAAATGAAACAGGCGGATGTTGTTTTGCTCGGTCCTCAAGTAAGATTTTTGCTGAAAAATATGAAAGCGATTGCTGATCCGCAAGGTATACCGGTCGAAGTCATCAATTCCATTCAGTACGGAATGATGGACGGCAAGGCTGTCCTTGAGACTGCTGTAGGCTTAGCGAAAAGATAG
- a CDS encoding PTS sugar transporter subunit IIC, with protein sequence MMEFIEKYILPGAVKFGNNRHLLAIRDALIGMISITMIGSFAVLFNNLGAAIPPYQKMMVWIFGDTWTTLGGDIWWGTFAFMTVFAVVGIAYKLARSYDDDGFEAMLVALASFFVLVPQVAKVTLTIADKPETGDAWGFISNTYLNSTALFTGIAVSLLATEVFVRLARVRFLIIKLPDGVPPAVARAFAKLVPGMITIFVFGLAGLLFRKATNGMYLNDWLNQVLVAPLTNAADSLPFAILLAFFIHAFWAIGLHGPNILGGITTPLFTQLGNKNIDLAAAGVDDLSKYAVMAGPYFDAFVFLGGSGATLGLLIALLVASKKRKQIVALGMPPGIFQINEPVLFGLPIVLNPIWLIPFISTPIVLTITSYLAIDIGLVHPVVTNIPWVTPPIIGGYLATGAHLSGAVMAGINLVISIAIYLPFVIMQERIDTKKIKEQTAADNNNLSV encoded by the coding sequence ATGATGGAGTTTATTGAAAAGTATATTCTTCCCGGTGCTGTTAAATTTGGAAATAACCGTCATTTATTAGCGATTCGCGATGCACTTATTGGTATGATTTCTATAACGATGATCGGATCGTTTGCCGTCCTGTTTAATAATTTAGGCGCAGCCATTCCGCCTTATCAAAAAATGATGGTATGGATTTTCGGGGATACGTGGACAACTCTTGGCGGAGATATATGGTGGGGCACCTTTGCATTCATGACAGTCTTTGCTGTCGTTGGAATTGCCTATAAACTTGCAAGGTCCTATGATGACGATGGATTTGAGGCAATGCTTGTTGCACTGGCATCATTTTTCGTCCTTGTTCCGCAAGTTGCAAAAGTAACACTGACGATTGCAGATAAACCTGAAACAGGGGACGCATGGGGCTTTATCAGCAATACGTATTTAAACTCTACTGCTTTGTTTACAGGAATCGCAGTTTCTCTTCTTGCAACAGAAGTTTTTGTCAGATTGGCCAGAGTGAGGTTTTTAATCATCAAACTTCCAGATGGTGTACCGCCTGCAGTTGCAAGAGCCTTTGCAAAGCTCGTTCCTGGAATGATTACCATTTTTGTGTTCGGTCTTGCCGGTTTGCTATTCAGAAAGGCAACAAATGGCATGTATTTAAATGACTGGCTGAACCAAGTACTTGTTGCACCGCTTACAAATGCAGCCGATTCTCTGCCGTTTGCCATTTTACTTGCGTTTTTTATTCATGCTTTTTGGGCAATTGGTTTACATGGCCCGAATATTCTTGGAGGAATTACAACGCCTTTATTTACACAGCTTGGAAACAAGAATATTGACCTGGCTGCTGCCGGGGTTGATGATCTCAGCAAATATGCTGTTATGGCAGGTCCATATTTCGATGCCTTTGTTTTCTTGGGCGGATCAGGAGCAACTCTTGGACTATTAATTGCCTTGCTTGTTGCATCAAAAAAGCGCAAGCAAATCGTAGCCCTCGGCATGCCGCCGGGAATCTTCCAGATTAACGAACCCGTCTTATTCGGATTGCCGATTGTGCTGAATCCAATCTGGCTCATTCCATTTATCTCAACACCAATTGTCCTGACGATTACATCTTATTTAGCCATAGACATTGGTCTTGTCCATCCTGTTGTTACGAACATTCCTTGGGTTACACCTCCGATTATCGGCGGCTACCTTGCAACAGGCGCCCATTTATCAGGAGCCGTTATGGCAGGAATCAATCTCGTTATCTCAATTGCTATCTATCTGCCATTTGTCATCATGCAGGAGCGGATTGATACGAAAAAAATAAAAGAACAAACAGCAGCGGACAATAACAATTTATCTGTTTAA
- a CDS encoding PTS lactose/cellobiose transporter subunit IIA has product MSIEQTAFQIILHSGNARSSLIEAMQYAREGKFEEAEACFELAKKELTEAHHSQTGLIQEEARGQKAEVSILLVHAQDHLMNTITVRELTQEIIYLHKKIEEKN; this is encoded by the coding sequence ATTTCAATTGAACAAACGGCCTTCCAAATCATTCTTCACAGCGGCAATGCACGCAGTTCACTAATAGAAGCGATGCAATATGCAAGAGAAGGAAAATTTGAAGAAGCGGAAGCATGTTTTGAATTGGCAAAAAAAGAGCTGACAGAGGCTCATCATTCTCAAACGGGACTTATTCAAGAGGAAGCGCGCGGTCAGAAAGCAGAAGTGTCCATCCTTTTAGTGCATGCCCAGGATCATTTGATGAATACAATCACGGTCCGCGAGCTGACACAGGAGATTATCTATTTGCACAAAAAGATTGAAGAAAAAAACTGA
- a CDS encoding 6-phospho-beta-glucosidase codes for MNGMKIVTIGGGSSYTPELIEGFIKRWSELPVSEIWLVDIEAGKEKLEIVGQLAKRMIEKAGLPIKVSLTTDRRLALKGADFVTTQMRIGSIDARILDEKIPLKYDVIGQETNGPGGLFKGLRTIPVILDICRDMEELCPDAWLINFTNPAGMVTEAVLRYSKITKVVGLCNVPIGMKMHIAKTLNVESGRIHIDFAGLNHMVFGLRVYLDGKDKTAEVIDKLIAGEKQMSMQNIASLEWEPQFLKALQAIPCPYHRYYYKTREMLQQEKEEAAVRGCRGEVVKQLENDLFELYKDPNLSIKPPQLEKRGGAYYSDAACSLINSIYNNKGDIQTVNVQNKGAITGLSYESAVEVDCIITKEGPKPIAMGELPVAVNGLVQQIKSFERTAAEAAVTGSYETALLAMTINPLVPSDRVAKQLLDEMLEAHKEHLPQFFKEASYR; via the coding sequence GTGAATGGGATGAAAATTGTAACGATTGGCGGCGGTTCAAGCTATACACCGGAATTAATTGAAGGATTTATCAAACGCTGGAGCGAGCTTCCTGTGTCGGAAATCTGGCTCGTTGACATCGAAGCCGGCAAGGAAAAACTGGAGATTGTCGGACAATTGGCCAAGAGAATGATTGAAAAAGCAGGACTTCCAATAAAGGTTTCATTAACAACAGATCGGAGACTTGCACTGAAAGGAGCGGATTTTGTAACCACCCAAATGCGTATCGGCTCCATAGATGCCCGAATATTGGATGAGAAAATTCCGCTTAAATATGATGTGATCGGTCAAGAGACAAATGGACCGGGCGGGTTATTTAAAGGGCTGCGAACCATCCCGGTGATTCTTGATATTTGCCGCGATATGGAGGAGCTCTGCCCTGATGCCTGGCTGATCAATTTTACAAATCCTGCAGGAATGGTGACAGAAGCTGTATTAAGATACAGCAAGATTACGAAAGTTGTAGGGTTGTGCAATGTACCGATTGGCATGAAAATGCACATAGCTAAAACCCTGAATGTTGAAAGCGGGAGAATCCATATTGATTTTGCAGGATTGAATCATATGGTATTCGGATTGCGTGTATATTTAGATGGGAAGGACAAAACAGCTGAAGTCATTGATAAGCTGATTGCTGGGGAGAAGCAAATGTCGATGCAGAACATTGCTTCCCTTGAATGGGAACCGCAATTTTTGAAAGCACTGCAGGCCATTCCATGCCCATATCACCGCTATTATTATAAAACAAGAGAAATGCTGCAGCAGGAAAAAGAAGAAGCTGCCGTAAGAGGATGCAGGGGAGAAGTTGTGAAACAGCTTGAGAACGATTTGTTCGAACTTTATAAGGATCCAAACTTATCGATTAAACCTCCGCAGCTGGAAAAGCGGGGAGGAGCTTATTACAGTGATGCAGCCTGCAGCCTGATCAATTCAATCTATAACAACAAAGGGGACATTCAGACTGTAAATGTCCAAAACAAAGGAGCCATTACGGGTCTTTCATATGAATCTGCTGTAGAAGTGGACTGTATCATTACAAAAGAAGGTCCGAAGCCGATTGCAATGGGAGAGCTCCCAGTTGCTGTAAACGGACTTGTTCAGCAAATCAAATCGTTTGAGCGGACGGCGGCAGAGGCAGCAGTTACAGGCAGCTATGAAACGGCTTTGCTCGCCATGACTATTAATCCCCTTGTTCCTTCTGATCGTGTGGCCAAGCAACTCCTTGATGAAATGCTGGAAGCGCATAAAGAACACCTTCCGCAGTTTTTCAAAGAAGCATCTTATCGTTAA
- the chbG gene encoding chitin disaccharide deacetylase, whose translation MPHFIINADDFGYSRGVNYGIIDAHTDGIVNSATMMVNMPGAQHAVSLAKEHPELQVGIHLTLTCGRAASDQVPSLIDDNGYFKIKNDSNQNQNINAAEVEIEWETQIQRFLSFGLAPSHLDSHHHVHSWPVLEQVIMNLANKYDLPVRRFWEGEKEGLQAFSDVFVHTFYGDDLSPDYFTELKKSYQGDIRVEIMCHPAYIDEALLKGSSYCLQRSNELSILMAARRI comes from the coding sequence ATGCCTCATTTTATTATCAATGCAGATGATTTTGGCTATTCACGGGGTGTAAATTACGGAATCATTGATGCACATACTGACGGCATTGTAAATTCTGCGACAATGATGGTGAATATGCCTGGTGCACAGCACGCCGTTTCGCTTGCTAAGGAGCATCCCGAGCTGCAGGTTGGCATTCACTTAACACTCACTTGCGGGAGGGCTGCAAGCGATCAAGTACCTTCTTTAATAGATGATAACGGCTACTTTAAGATTAAGAATGATTCTAACCAGAATCAGAATATAAATGCTGCCGAAGTTGAGATTGAATGGGAGACGCAAATTCAGCGGTTTTTGTCATTTGGCCTTGCTCCTTCTCATCTTGACAGTCATCATCATGTTCATTCATGGCCAGTACTAGAACAGGTTATAATGAATCTGGCAAATAAGTATGATTTGCCGGTAAGGCGTTTTTGGGAAGGGGAAAAGGAAGGACTGCAAGCATTCTCTGATGTATTTGTGCATACTTTTTACGGGGATGATTTAAGTCCGGATTATTTTACGGAGTTGAAAAAATCATATCAAGGGGATATTCGTGTTGAAATCATGTGTCATCCTGCGTATATTGATGAAGCTCTATTAAAGGGTTCTTCCTACTGCTTGCAGAGAAGCAATGAACTGTCTATATTAATGGCAGCTCGACGTATATAG
- a CDS encoding MurR/RpiR family transcriptional regulator, whose protein sequence is MEKPLFDIPSSTYSMLSETERYLLEYIHKNLNDIATMSIVTLSERAAVSTATIVRLMKKIGYNGYTSFKYRLKQDKKMVDYDDQLGDIDVSIKQAIKKNEEEVLRTIQLQSIGQIEDAVQKIYNAEKIYIFGRGFSEMLAKEMTVKLQVLEKTCENHDDPNIIRIKSRKMEKNELAIFISLNGETPELVEACQNLSMKQVTTITLTTRIDSTLSKLSDMTLLGYKSDQSLFPEYEVRSRLSLNVIARILLDAYVIRTRNK, encoded by the coding sequence ATGGAAAAACCACTGTTTGATATTCCGTCAAGTACCTATTCAATGTTAAGTGAGACCGAACGTTATCTTCTTGAATATATTCACAAAAATTTAAATGATATTGCAACTATGTCGATTGTCACACTAAGTGAGCGTGCAGCTGTTTCTACGGCAACTATCGTAAGGTTAATGAAGAAAATAGGTTACAATGGCTACACTTCTTTTAAGTATAGATTAAAACAGGATAAGAAAATGGTTGATTACGATGATCAGCTTGGTGATATTGATGTTTCAATTAAGCAAGCGATAAAGAAAAATGAGGAAGAAGTTCTTAGAACGATTCAGCTTCAAAGCATCGGACAAATTGAGGATGCTGTACAGAAGATATACAATGCGGAAAAGATTTATATCTTTGGCCGCGGCTTCTCGGAAATGCTGGCCAAAGAAATGACGGTCAAGCTTCAGGTATTGGAAAAAACGTGTGAGAACCACGATGACCCGAACATTATAAGAATCAAATCTCGTAAAATGGAGAAAAATGAACTGGCTATTTTCATTTCGTTAAATGGTGAAACTCCAGAGCTCGTTGAAGCTTGTCAAAATCTAAGCATGAAACAAGTTACTACAATCACTCTAACCACCCGGATCGATTCAACTTTAAGCAAGCTATCTGATATGACATTACTAGGGTATAAGAGCGACCAATCTCTATTTCCAGAATATGAAGTTCGCTCACGTCTCTCACTCAATGTCATTGCTCGGATTCTTCTTGATGCCTATGTGATTCGTACTAGGAATAAATAA
- the pfkB gene encoding 1-phosphofructokinase, with protein sequence MLYTCTMNTAIDLYVAVDELKPDTVNRTHDEDYQPNGKGVNVSIMLKRLGIESVALGFIAGFSGRYIEESLLEMGIKTDFVKVDGITRINVFINSENEYKLVNQGPMIEQKEQEILLKKVKEIPAGSMLIVSGSLPKGVSDSILVDIAKICSKHDVKLVLDSSVCTVIETLEYKPYLLKPNEEEVANLFNKAHPLSETELIECGKELLKQGAQNVIISRGKDGALYFSQEDLLKATSPQGQVVNTACSGDAMLAAFIGKRMQENSLEDALAHAVATGASTAFSKGLSDLADIPSLLNQVTISAYKGA encoded by the coding sequence GTGCTTTATACATGCACCATGAACACTGCCATTGATTTGTACGTAGCGGTTGATGAATTAAAACCAGATACAGTAAACCGCACGCACGATGAGGATTACCAGCCGAATGGTAAAGGGGTCAACGTATCAATCATGCTAAAGCGCTTAGGTATTGAAAGTGTTGCTTTAGGGTTTATCGCTGGGTTTTCTGGTAGATATATAGAAGAATCATTACTGGAAATGGGCATTAAGACTGATTTTGTCAAAGTCGATGGCATTACACGCATTAACGTTTTTATAAATTCAGAGAATGAATACAAACTCGTTAATCAAGGACCGATGATTGAGCAAAAAGAGCAAGAGATCCTTCTGAAGAAAGTGAAGGAGATCCCTGCTGGCAGCATGCTCATTGTCTCGGGGAGTCTTCCAAAAGGTGTGTCTGATTCCATTCTCGTTGACATCGCCAAAATTTGCAGCAAACATGACGTGAAGCTCGTTCTTGATTCAAGTGTGTGCACAGTAATCGAAACGCTTGAGTATAAGCCATATTTGCTGAAACCAAATGAGGAAGAAGTAGCCAATCTATTTAATAAGGCTCATCCACTTTCAGAGACAGAGCTTATTGAATGCGGGAAAGAGCTTCTTAAACAAGGAGCTCAGAATGTAATTATCTCAAGAGGAAAGGATGGAGCCCTTTATTTTTCACAAGAAGATTTGTTAAAAGCCACGTCACCACAAGGACAAGTTGTCAATACTGCTTGCTCGGGTGATGCAATGCTTGCCGCCTTTATCGGTAAGCGTATGCAGGAAAATTCTTTGGAAGACGCACTCGCTCATGCCGTTGCAACAGGTGCCTCTACTGCTTTTTCAAAAGGGCTAAGTGATTTAGCCGATATACCATCTCTTCTTAATCAAGTAACCATTTCAGCTTATAAGGGGGCATAA
- a CDS encoding PTS fructose transporter subunit IIC — protein MGRKKIIAATGCPTGIAHTFMAAEALKKAAANLDVDIKVETHGQVGIENGLTEQDIREADGVIVAADKDVNTDRFHGKRLVEVPVARGIRAPKDLISQILNEEASVHYVSGYTKDNQKESPNSAGKETSSTNSGSNKKWLHTIYKDLMNGVSHMLPFVVGGGVLIALSFLFGIYSSDPNHEQYNQFAALLNKIGGLSFSLMVPILAAFIAESISKRPGMVVGFIGGLLANQGGAGFLGGIIAGFLAGYLIILLQKLLKNMPKSLDGLKSIFLYPVLGIFLIGAIMTPILVPVTGLNEGMMAFLASVQSSNPLLLGIIVGMMSGFDMGGPFNKAAYVTGTALLSEGNLYFMAGVSAACIAPPLIIAFATVFFRKYFTKDERNAGMINFILGSTHITEGAIPFAAKNPVVVIPIIMLGSSIAAIMTYMFGVQVPAPHGGFLVLPVVTGAIQWVFSILAGSIIAAVIYGLYRKKIAKNIPVEE, from the coding sequence ATGGGACGCAAAAAAATAATAGCCGCAACTGGCTGTCCGACCGGAATTGCACATACATTCATGGCTGCTGAAGCGTTAAAAAAAGCAGCTGCTAATCTAGATGTTGATATTAAAGTCGAAACACATGGTCAAGTTGGAATTGAAAATGGTTTAACAGAACAGGATATTCGCGAAGCAGATGGAGTTATTGTCGCTGCAGATAAGGATGTTAATACGGACCGTTTCCATGGCAAACGTCTAGTAGAAGTACCGGTTGCACGAGGCATTCGTGCACCAAAAGACTTAATCAGCCAAATCTTAAATGAAGAAGCGTCTGTTCACTATGTTAGCGGTTACACAAAAGATAACCAGAAAGAATCGCCGAATTCAGCTGGAAAGGAAACATCATCAACTAATTCAGGCAGCAATAAAAAATGGCTGCATACCATCTATAAAGATCTTATGAACGGTGTCTCTCACATGCTCCCATTCGTTGTCGGAGGGGGAGTGCTCATTGCACTTTCGTTCTTGTTTGGAATTTATTCATCTGATCCCAATCATGAACAGTACAACCAGTTTGCCGCCTTATTAAATAAAATCGGCGGATTAAGTTTTAGCTTAATGGTTCCAATTCTTGCGGCTTTTATCGCTGAATCCATTTCAAAGCGTCCAGGTATGGTTGTTGGTTTTATCGGAGGTCTTCTTGCTAACCAAGGAGGAGCTGGCTTTCTGGGTGGGATAATTGCCGGTTTTCTAGCCGGTTACCTTATTATTTTGTTACAAAAGCTGTTGAAAAACATGCCAAAATCTTTAGATGGATTGAAATCAATTTTCTTGTATCCAGTCTTAGGTATTTTCCTGATTGGTGCGATTATGACACCGATTCTTGTCCCTGTTACAGGTTTAAATGAAGGAATGATGGCCTTCTTAGCCTCTGTACAATCATCTAATCCGCTTCTTCTTGGGATTATTGTTGGAATGATGTCTGGCTTCGACATGGGCGGTCCCTTTAACAAGGCGGCTTACGTAACTGGAACCGCGTTATTATCTGAAGGCAATCTTTACTTTATGGCTGGTGTATCTGCGGCTTGTATTGCACCGCCGCTTATTATTGCCTTTGCTACAGTGTTTTTCCGTAAGTATTTTACGAAAGATGAAAGAAATGCAGGAATGATTAACTTTATTTTAGGATCTACGCACATCACAGAAGGAGCGATTCCATTTGCGGCAAAGAATCCAGTTGTCGTCATTCCGATTATCATGCTAGGGTCTTCAATTGCTGCCATTATGACATATATGTTTGGCGTACAGGTCCCAGCTCCACACGGAGGGTTTTTAGTTCTTCCAGTAGTGACAGGCGCCATCCAATGGGTGTTTTCCATTCTGGCAGGTTCCATTATCGCAGCCGTAATTTATGGCTTGTATCGTAAAAAAATAGCCAAAAATATCCCAGTAGAGGAGTAA
- a CDS encoding PTS sugar transporter subunit IIA, with amino-acid sequence MTNLIQPNFIQLQATASSQTGVFQCIADIAVQNGIATSADEVIKGLQTREAQSTTGFQDGFAIPHTQTAAVVKPAIVIVRTETGIDWESFDDQPAFFFLSLLIPKSEAGTTHLQALSSLSRVLMDEDKRQELLDAKTNEALAAFIEKAIREEN; translated from the coding sequence ATGACAAATTTGATCCAGCCAAATTTTATTCAATTACAGGCTACAGCTTCATCGCAAACAGGTGTCTTTCAATGCATAGCGGACATCGCTGTTCAAAATGGCATTGCCACATCAGCAGATGAGGTTATTAAAGGCTTACAAACTCGTGAAGCTCAAAGCACAACTGGCTTCCAGGATGGCTTTGCTATCCCGCACACACAAACAGCAGCTGTAGTAAAGCCTGCCATAGTAATTGTTCGTACCGAAACGGGTATTGATTGGGAATCATTTGACGACCAGCCAGCTTTTTTCTTTCTTTCTCTTCTGATTCCGAAATCAGAAGCTGGCACAACACATCTACAAGCATTGTCATCTCTATCACGGGTTCTCATGGACGAAGACAAACGACAAGAACTGCTGGATGCGAAAACCAATGAAGCACTGGCTGCATTCATAGAAAAAGCAATCAGGGAGGAAAACTAA